The following are from one region of the Drosophila virilis strain 15010-1051.87 unplaced genomic scaffold, Dvir_AGI_RSII-ME tig00002570, whole genome shotgun sequence genome:
- the LOC138911750 gene encoding uncharacterized protein — MVTSSSRKICSPSYGSSRSQQQRSIRASSAAYGHQEQPQNPRSVLWGQLSTQQQPTASTTPSFGHQQQPQNLQPRLWGQQAQQRWSIGASNASYGHQQRPPNLQPNVQQQPTTAATPTYGLKREPQNAQSVPEYRQTQQHQSTASSLDSLGTKKQPLIDHPVLKGQQLLQQWDIVVKTASLGQTQRPQIEQNAQPDTQLHNTHQLTV, encoded by the coding sequence atggtcaccagcagcagccgcaaaatctgcagcccCTCCTATGGGAGCAGCAGAAGCCAGCAGCAAAGGTCAATAcgagcctccagtgccgcctatggaCACCaggagcagccgcaaaatcctcgGTCCGTCCTATGGGGACAGCTGAGcacgcagcaacagccgacggcatccaccacgccctcatttgggcaccagcagcagccgcaaaatctgcagcctcgtctatgggggcagcaagcacagcagcgatggtcaataggagcctccaatgcctcctatggtcaccagcaacGCCCGCCAAATCTGCAGCCgaacgtgcaacagcagccgacgacagccgccacgcccacctaCGGGCTCAAGCGCGAGCCTCAAAATGCACAATCTGTACCTGAGTACAGGCAGACACAACAGCATCAGTCGACGGCGTCCTCACTGGACTCCCTTGGCACTAAAAAGCAGCCCCTTATTGATCATCCAGTCCTTAaggggcagcagcttctccAGCAATGGGACATTGTGGTCAAAACGGCCTCCCTTGGCCAGACGCAGCGACCCCAAATTGAGCAGAATGCCCAGCCGGacacgcagctgcacaacaCGCACCAATTGACGGTG